Proteins encoded in a region of the Thunnus maccoyii chromosome 4, fThuMac1.1, whole genome shotgun sequence genome:
- the cfap126 gene encoding protein Flattop isoform X1, with translation MSSSYSANQYDSAFKPQRLQNWCKTKRFKERPTAQDGHTTFVADDRGHLLPGVVKRGSAWPEFKETGDLPACISAHRINPTGRSVEGLNRLKSWGFDVPHTGKSQPHRGSKNTDGLQDAGEQTNGGEQQDGAAPSSIHTSAAEARPASQTRPVTGGERTANQTDQDLQAVVFGSDAQPAKDKQAVQDTEENAALRPATAKGTGSRPDTGKGKPVCNVSVVSQGKPSSSKQRDRDAQQDQ, from the exons ATGTCGTCAAGTTACTCTGCAAACCAG TATGACAGCGCCTTCAAGCCGCAGCGGCTGCAGAACTGGTGTAAGACAAAGCGCTTCAAAGAG AGACCCACTGCACAGGACGGTCACACCACCTTCGTTGCCGATGACAGAGGGCATCTACTCCCAGGTGTGGTTAAG AGGGGCAGTGCATGGCCAGAATTTAAGGAGACGGGGGATCTACCTGCTTGTATCTCAGCTCACCGCATCAATCCTACAGGCCGCTCCGTGGAGGGTCTCAACAGACTGAAGTCCTGGGGCTTTGACGTACCGCACACTGGCAAGTCTCAGCCACACAGAGGCAGCAAAAACACAGATGGGTTGCAAGATGCTGGTGAGCAG ACCAATGGGGGTGAACAGCAGGATGGCGCTGCCCCGTCCTCCATTCACACATCTGCAGCTGAAGCCCGTCCAGCATCTCAGACCCGACCCGTCACTGGAGGCGAGAGAACTGCTAACCAGACAGACCAAGACTTGCAGGCAGTAGTGTTTGGATCTGACGCTCAGCCTGCCAAGGACAAACAAGCTGTACAGGATACTGAAGAGAATGCAGCTTTGAGGCCTGCTACTGCAAAGGGAACAGGTAGCAGGCCCGATACTGGCAAGGGGAAACCAGTATGCAACGTGTCAGTAGTGAGCCAGGGAAAACCATCATCCtccaaacagagagacagagatgcacaGCAAGACCAGTGA
- the cfap126 gene encoding protein Flattop isoform X2: MSSSYSANQYDSAFKPQRLQNWCKTKRFKERPTAQDGHTTFVADDRGHLLPGVVKRGSAWPEFKETGDLPACISAHRINPTGRSVEGLNRLKSWGFDVPHTGKSQPHRGSKNTDGLQDADQWG, from the exons ATGTCGTCAAGTTACTCTGCAAACCAG TATGACAGCGCCTTCAAGCCGCAGCGGCTGCAGAACTGGTGTAAGACAAAGCGCTTCAAAGAG AGACCCACTGCACAGGACGGTCACACCACCTTCGTTGCCGATGACAGAGGGCATCTACTCCCAGGTGTGGTTAAG AGGGGCAGTGCATGGCCAGAATTTAAGGAGACGGGGGATCTACCTGCTTGTATCTCAGCTCACCGCATCAATCCTACAGGCCGCTCCGTGGAGGGTCTCAACAGACTGAAGTCCTGGGGCTTTGACGTACCGCACACTGGCAAGTCTCAGCCACACAGAGGCAGCAAAAACACAGATGGGTTGCAAGATGCTG ACCAATGGGGGTGA